The Nitrososphaerota archaeon genome window below encodes:
- a CDS encoding acetate--CoA ligase family protein → MGVTTEAEMRDSTTRGVEYFFEPSSIAVAGASDDLSKLASIIFSNLLRNHRAGVLKASLYPLNPAHRKVGGLRCYPTLKAVPEPPELLVVAVPATSALELVKEAAESGVKAVIMVSAGFAEVGKRELESEVLAIARRTGMRILGPNTMGLLDMTSGVDSTFLLPTKKLESGREVPSLLRPSKGGVVIITQSGHLSEIVSEELAAEGIGIRALVGTGNQLDVSVEDIIDYFADDDETKVIAVYLEGIRDGRRFVRLARRASARKPVVVFKLGKTTSGARAALTHTASLVGDYDAYRAAFKAAGVVEAGSLQELADLCVTFSLLSSKPGTRLVIVTNAGGVGAVAADEAERNGLVVSPMRSSLIHTIRRRFKESQFLSNVSLGNPLDLTATVPADDFSEATALALGSKDYDMALVLPTHQTPAIGPNIAARVSEAVSRTGKPACACVMGRAEFARMVHSDFIKHGMPSFPTPERTVRALTALSTYARLRASTKSPPPLGRRANVRFLRSATGPLAATQNGLLLSEYGIGQPPSVLVGTEAQLEKASKLGFPVACKLASRGMLHKAGAGAVILNVRDEGEMARSFSKLRKLAAKRDTPFEGMLVQKMVEGDVELLLGGKRDATFGPMVVFGAGGSNAELIQDVSVALAPLDLIEANNLVNDTRVGRKLTAGLHRTSSDPRGLLPLISRFSRMIAQNPSIAQVEINPLIVTSKAVLAVDARVVLDRQNE, encoded by the coding sequence GTGGGGGTCACCACTGAAGCCGAGATGAGAGATTCCACCACCCGCGGAGTTGAATACTTCTTCGAACCTTCTTCGATAGCTGTCGCGGGTGCCTCCGACGACCTGTCCAAGCTGGCATCGATTATCTTCTCCAACCTCCTCAGGAACCACAGGGCGGGTGTCCTCAAAGCATCCCTCTACCCTCTGAACCCCGCCCATAGGAAGGTGGGAGGCCTGAGATGCTACCCGACGCTGAAGGCGGTCCCTGAGCCGCCCGAGCTCCTCGTGGTTGCAGTCCCTGCAACGAGCGCCCTGGAGCTCGTCAAAGAAGCAGCTGAGTCAGGGGTCAAGGCAGTCATCATGGTCTCCGCGGGCTTCGCAGAGGTGGGCAAAAGGGAGCTCGAGTCCGAAGTGCTCGCGATTGCTCGTCGGACGGGGATGAGGATTCTCGGCCCCAACACCATGGGTCTACTCGACATGACCTCAGGGGTTGACTCCACGTTCCTCCTACCCACCAAGAAGCTGGAGTCTGGTCGGGAAGTGCCCTCTCTCCTAAGGCCTTCCAAGGGAGGTGTGGTGATCATTACCCAGAGTGGGCACCTGAGCGAGATAGTTTCCGAAGAACTGGCAGCAGAGGGAATTGGAATCAGGGCCCTTGTCGGGACTGGAAATCAGCTGGACGTTTCAGTCGAAGACATTATCGACTACTTCGCAGATGACGACGAAACCAAGGTGATAGCCGTCTACCTTGAGGGAATCAGGGACGGCAGGCGCTTCGTCCGACTTGCAAGAAGGGCATCGGCGAGGAAGCCTGTAGTGGTCTTCAAGCTAGGCAAGACGACCTCGGGAGCCCGAGCGGCTCTTACCCACACCGCATCCCTCGTGGGGGACTATGATGCCTACCGAGCGGCGTTCAAGGCAGCGGGAGTCGTTGAAGCGGGAAGTCTGCAGGAGCTCGCCGACTTGTGCGTCACATTCTCGCTCCTCTCCTCGAAGCCTGGGACCAGGCTTGTCATCGTCACCAACGCGGGAGGGGTCGGGGCTGTAGCTGCAGACGAAGCAGAGAGGAATGGATTGGTGGTCAGTCCCATGAGGAGCTCCCTGATTCACACCATCAGGCGGAGGTTCAAGGAGAGCCAGTTCTTGTCCAATGTTTCGCTCGGAAACCCCCTGGACCTAACTGCGACCGTCCCTGCTGACGATTTCTCAGAAGCGACGGCGCTGGCCCTTGGCTCGAAGGACTACGACATGGCACTCGTCCTTCCTACGCACCAGACTCCTGCCATAGGACCAAACATCGCGGCACGCGTTTCTGAGGCTGTCTCCCGCACCGGCAAGCCCGCCTGCGCCTGCGTCATGGGGAGGGCGGAATTCGCAAGGATGGTTCACTCCGATTTCATCAAACACGGCATGCCCAGCTTCCCGACCCCTGAGAGGACGGTGAGGGCCCTGACAGCTTTGTCGACCTATGCTAGGTTGCGCGCTTCCACCAAGAGTCCACCTCCTCTAGGAAGGAGAGCCAACGTCAGGTTCCTGAGGTCGGCCACTGGACCCCTGGCGGCCACTCAAAATGGTCTCCTTCTTTCAGAATATGGGATAGGGCAGCCGCCGTCCGTCCTGGTCGGAACCGAGGCTCAACTTGAGAAGGCGTCCAAGCTGGGATTCCCGGTCGCATGCAAGCTTGCTTCGCGGGGGATGCTCCACAAGGCCGGCGCTGGAGCCGTCATTCTGAATGTCAGAGACGAAGGTGAGATGGCCCGTTCGTTTTCCAAGCTCAGGAAGCTGGCGGCCAAGCGCGACACCCCTTTCGAGGGAATGCTGGTTCAGAAGATGGTGGAAGGGGATGTCGAGTTGCTCTTGGGAGGGAAGAGAGATGCCACCTTTGGGCCGATGGTGGTTTTCGGAGCGGGAGGTTCCAATGCGGAACTCATTCAGGACGTCTCTGTGGCACTGGCTCCTCTCGATCTAATCGAGGCGAACAACTTGGTCAACGACACAAGGGTGGGTCGGAAGCTAACCGCGGGCCTTCACCGGACCTCGTCCGACCCAAGAGGACTCCTGCCCTTGATTTCTAGGTTCTCAAGGATGATCGCCCAGAACCCTTCCATAGCTCAGGTCGAGATCAACCCCTTGATCGTCACTTCGAAGGCGGTCCTGGCGGTTGATGCACGGGTCGTGTTGGATCGCCAGAATGAATAG
- a CDS encoding ferritin-like domain-containing protein — translation MGKKAREIVKANLREVIMDLTTAYSDEWLAHYQYWLTAKWIKGMDADTLRPVLEEQSLDELGHANKLATRIMQLGGSPVMNPSQLIEKCGCGYKEPPKDPTDLQQVVRDVLHAEACAIGFYSKMSQKYRSTDVVTHEIFEDLLKDEVDDEEEWERFLSKA, via the coding sequence ATGGGAAAGAAAGCACGGGAGATAGTCAAAGCGAATCTCAGAGAAGTGATTATGGACCTTACCACCGCCTACTCGGACGAGTGGCTGGCACACTACCAGTACTGGCTCACGGCCAAATGGATCAAGGGAATGGACGCTGACACCCTCAGGCCAGTCCTCGAAGAGCAGTCCCTGGACGAGCTAGGCCATGCAAACAAGCTTGCCACGAGAATAATGCAGCTTGGCGGAAGTCCGGTCATGAACCCCTCCCAGCTGATTGAAAAGTGCGGTTGTGGCTACAAGGAGCCGCCGAAGGACCCGACAGACCTCCAGCAGGTGGTTCGAGATGTTCTGCACGCTGAAGCCTGCGCCATAGGCTTCTACAGCAAGATGTCCCAGAAGTACAGGTCTACGGACGTGGTCACCCACGAGATCTTCGAAGACCTTCTCAAGGACGAAGTAGACGACGAAGAAGAATGGGAAAGGTTCCTCTCGAAGGCCTAG
- a CDS encoding NHL repeat-containing protein: protein MKLSHRRSTMLGLLGLLSVFLLGFVSNASAISNGQAASLVIGQSSFITNNIATTSTELNLPYGLVFDSGGNLWVADLNNNRVLEYTSPFSTHEAASLVIGQSSFTSSASATTSTGLNNPQGLAFDSGGNLWVVDQLNSRVLKYTTPFSTNEAASLVIGQSSFTTSDFATTNSTSLSYPTGLAFDSSGNLWVADQANNRVLEYTMPFSTHEAASLVIGQSSFTTSNFPITAKGLNGANAVAFDTKGNLWVSDFRHDRVMEYTTPFSTHEAASLVIGQSSFTACDSCFTGSGPATSSTVLFNPTNLKFDSGGNLWVVDGSFNRVLEYNAPFITDEAASIVIGQSDFTSNTAATTSRGLSGPYGLAFDSSGYLWVADTANSRVLQYGSSSAATTSTSTGTSTSSPTTSASTTTSSTPSTFTSSTPSSTTSSSTASRTTGGGGGIPEFPFQPLTAAVLTALIVTSYLLIRRNVSRRLI from the coding sequence GTGAAACTGTCTCATCGCAGGTCGACGATGCTAGGTCTACTTGGTCTCTTGTCCGTCTTTCTGCTCGGCTTCGTGTCGAATGCCTCGGCGATTTCCAACGGTCAGGCGGCGAGCCTCGTGATAGGCCAGTCGAGCTTCATAACGAACAACATTGCGACAACTTCGACAGAGTTGAACCTTCCTTATGGCCTCGTATTCGACTCGGGCGGCAACCTATGGGTCGCAGATCTCAATAACAACAGAGTCCTGGAGTACACCTCTCCATTCTCCACCCACGAGGCCGCCAGCCTCGTCATCGGCCAGTCGAGCTTCACAAGCAGCGCCTCCGCGACCACTTCGACGGGGCTGAACAATCCTCAAGGCCTCGCATTCGACTCAGGCGGAAACCTTTGGGTTGTGGACCAGCTTAACAGCAGGGTCTTGAAGTACACGACTCCGTTCTCAACCAACGAGGCCGCCAGCCTCGTCATCGGCCAGTCGAGCTTTACAACGAGCGACTTCGCAACGACCAATTCAACCTCGCTGAGCTATCCCACTGGCCTTGCATTCGACTCAAGCGGAAACCTCTGGGTCGCGGACCAGGCTAACAACCGGGTCCTAGAATACACTATGCCGTTCTCCACTCACGAAGCCGCCAGCCTCGTAATCGGCCAGTCGAGCTTTACCACGAGTAACTTCCCGATCACTGCGAAGGGGCTGAATGGTGCCAACGCTGTCGCATTCGACACCAAAGGCAACCTCTGGGTTTCAGACTTCCGTCACGACAGGGTCATGGAGTACACGACGCCGTTCTCCACTCACGAAGCCGCCAGCCTCGTAATCGGCCAGTCGAGCTTTACAGCCTGCGATAGTTGCTTCACAGGCAGTGGTCCCGCGACAAGTTCGACGGTGCTGTTTAATCCTACTAACCTCAAGTTCGACTCTGGCGGCAACCTCTGGGTTGTGGACGGGAGCTTCAACAGGGTCCTGGAATACAATGCCCCTTTCATTACCGACGAAGCCGCGAGCATTGTAATCGGCCAGTCGGACTTCACAAGTAACACCGCCGCGACCACTTCGAGGGGACTTAGTGGTCCTTATGGCCTCGCCTTCGACTCGAGCGGATACCTCTGGGTTGCGGACACCGCAAATAGCAGGGTCCTGCAGTATGGATCCTCTTCGGCTGCCACTACGTCCACGTCGACGGGCACTTCCACTTCGTCGCCTACCACCTCAGCCAGTACCACCACTTCTTCCACTCCATCCACCTTCACTTCATCCACTCCATCGAGCACCACTTCTTCCAGCACCGCGTCAAGGACGACCGGGGGAGGGGGAGGAATACCAGAGTTCCCGTTTCAACCACTGACTGCCGCAGTCCTTACTGCACTGATTGTCACATCCTACCTGCTGATTAGACGCAACGTGTCAAGACGACTAATCTAG
- a CDS encoding CBS domain-containing protein gives MNPQDQLVSDIMVKAVMAVDLDTNARDCAKAMAKRGVSCAVITQAGGAVGIVTERDMISKVLADAFDPTKVMVKDIMSTPLITISPNATVTEAAAEMAEYRVRRLVVVDRNGAMIGIVTTGDIARSLAEKHGYKEATFNAMARYKEGLEGGPYQ, from the coding sequence TTGAACCCGCAGGATCAGCTCGTGTCGGATATCATGGTGAAGGCTGTGATGGCCGTGGACCTGGACACTAACGCAAGAGACTGTGCCAAGGCGATGGCGAAACGAGGAGTCAGCTGTGCGGTGATAACCCAGGCTGGAGGAGCGGTCGGAATCGTAACTGAAAGAGACATGATTTCCAAGGTGCTCGCAGACGCGTTCGACCCGACCAAGGTCATGGTGAAGGACATAATGTCCACGCCGCTGATCACAATCTCTCCCAACGCGACCGTCACAGAGGCTGCGGCTGAAATGGCCGAGTACAGGGTGAGGAGGCTCGTAGTGGTTGACAGAAACGGCGCCATGATAGGGATCGTGACAACGGGAGACATCGCGCGATCTCTTGCGGAGAAGCACGGCTACAAGGAAGCGACCTTCAACGCGATGGCCAGGTACAAGGAAGGACTAGAGGGCGGCCCGTACCAGTAG
- a CDS encoding Hsp20/alpha crystallin family protein: protein MEDNNDGEWPTKRGKGYPFGPWAFPDIDEMIKEMEKSFSAQFKELEKELPKNLVRETKSADGSVRKEIGPIVYGYSVTIGSDGKPVVREFGNVRKGEGKPWKEVQDRREPLVDVISSDKNVRVIAEMPGVSKEDIELTVSEKSLVISVDKEGRRYYKELELPGVVNPKDAKSSYNNGVLEVTIPLKSPGGSGVKLRVD from the coding sequence TTGGAAGATAATAATGACGGCGAGTGGCCAACGAAGCGGGGCAAGGGGTATCCCTTCGGCCCCTGGGCGTTCCCGGACATAGATGAGATGATCAAGGAGATGGAGAAGTCGTTCTCGGCGCAGTTCAAGGAACTCGAAAAGGAGCTTCCCAAGAACCTCGTCAGGGAGACGAAGTCAGCAGACGGCAGCGTCAGAAAGGAGATCGGTCCGATAGTCTACGGGTACTCTGTGACCATCGGCTCCGACGGCAAACCGGTGGTCAGGGAGTTTGGCAACGTCAGGAAGGGGGAGGGGAAGCCCTGGAAGGAGGTCCAGGACAGGCGAGAGCCTCTGGTCGACGTGATCAGCTCGGACAAGAACGTCCGGGTGATTGCTGAGATGCCAGGCGTCAGCAAGGAGGACATAGAGTTGACCGTGAGCGAGAAGTCTCTAGTCATCTCAGTCGACAAGGAAGGCAGGAGATACTACAAGGAGCTGGAGCTGCCGGGGGTTGTCAATCCGAAGGACGCGAAGTCCTCTTACAACAACGGAGTCCTTGAGGTGACGATCCCACTGAAGTCCCCTGGCGGAAGCGGGGTCAAACTCCGCGTCGACTGA
- a CDS encoding M48 family metalloprotease, translating into MSATIYFKITLLFAVLTGLLMAIGYVVGYYFFNDPITFMLLALGLSALINFVSYYYSDSLVLRMSKAKVIQESDNPTLFRVVRNVSQKAGIPMPKVAMLDSPQPNAFATGRGPQRAVVCATSSIVQTLTPDELEAVIGHEIGHVVHRDVLMSAVAATMAGAISYIGNIAMFSLWFGGGSNRNRGGGSPVFLLLAVVLVPLGATFIRLGISRGDEYSADEYGAKLTRNPSGLINALQKITAKAQTRPISSNPSQAPSPAMASLWIVNPFRGSALVELFSTHPSMPHRIERLKKVAREMNLYIA; encoded by the coding sequence ATGTCTGCTACAATCTACTTCAAGATAACACTGCTTTTCGCAGTGCTGACGGGGCTCCTGATGGCCATAGGGTACGTGGTGGGGTACTACTTCTTCAACGACCCGATCACATTCATGCTGCTGGCGCTGGGGCTCTCGGCGCTCATTAACTTCGTCTCCTACTACTACAGCGATTCCCTGGTACTTAGGATGAGCAAGGCAAAGGTAATCCAAGAGAGCGACAACCCGACTCTCTTCAGGGTCGTCAGGAACGTTTCCCAGAAGGCTGGGATTCCGATGCCGAAGGTGGCGATGCTCGATTCGCCACAGCCCAACGCCTTTGCGACCGGGAGGGGTCCTCAGAGGGCCGTCGTATGCGCCACCTCGAGCATAGTGCAGACCCTGACCCCGGATGAGCTTGAAGCCGTGATAGGGCACGAGATCGGCCATGTGGTCCACCGCGATGTTCTGATGTCGGCCGTAGCAGCCACCATGGCGGGCGCCATCTCATACATCGGAAACATCGCGATGTTTTCGCTCTGGTTCGGAGGTGGGAGCAATAGGAACAGGGGCGGGGGTTCGCCAGTCTTTCTCCTGCTCGCGGTCGTTCTTGTCCCGCTCGGGGCCACGTTCATCCGACTCGGGATAAGCAGGGGGGACGAGTACAGCGCCGACGAATACGGAGCGAAGCTCACCAGGAATCCCAGTGGTCTGATCAACGCCCTCCAGAAGATTACGGCGAAGGCCCAGACCAGGCCCATATCGAGTAACCCGAGCCAGGCACCGTCGCCGGCGATGGCTTCGCTCTGGATTGTGAACCCATTCAGGGGGAGCGCCCTGGTTGAGCTCTTCTCCACCCATCCGTCTATGCCTCACAGGATAGAGAGGCTGAAGAAGGTGGCGCGAGAGATGAACCTGTACATCGCCTAG
- a CDS encoding hydroxymethylglutaryl-CoA reductase, degradative translates to MEGSSEVPGFYKLSMAERLNVVKKMTGLTDEEARTLANTGGLPADMADRMIENVIGGLTYPMGIATNFKINGKDYLVPMALEEPSVVAAASNAAKMARVKGGFTVTNTGPVMIGQIQVVDVPEPEEARTRLMGRKEEVLKKANEQDPMLVSLGGGAKDLNVKVLSTIKGPMVVAELIVNTGDAMGANAVNTMAEAVAPMVEEVTGGRVFLRIISNLADRRLVRAAAVFEKETIGGEDVVDGVVYAYAFADADPYRCATHNKGIMNGVVAVAIACGQDIRALESGAHSYASRSGKYKPLTTWEKNGDGDLVGKLEMPMAVGLVGGAAKTHPAARAAIKILGVKTAIELAEVMGAVGLAQNFAALRALATEGIQRGHMRLHARNIAVSAGATGGMIDEVAGRMVQEKRIRFDRAKELVEELSRTKRPGN, encoded by the coding sequence ATGGAAGGGAGTTCAGAGGTACCCGGGTTCTACAAGCTTTCGATGGCTGAGCGGCTCAACGTCGTCAAGAAGATGACTGGGCTGACAGATGAGGAGGCGAGGACGCTCGCAAACACGGGCGGATTGCCAGCGGACATGGCTGACAGGATGATCGAGAACGTCATCGGAGGGCTCACCTACCCAATGGGCATCGCAACCAACTTCAAGATCAACGGGAAGGATTACCTGGTGCCGATGGCGCTGGAGGAGCCGTCAGTTGTTGCCGCGGCGAGCAACGCGGCGAAGATGGCCAGGGTCAAGGGCGGTTTCACGGTAACCAATACTGGGCCCGTGATGATAGGACAGATTCAGGTGGTCGACGTCCCCGAGCCTGAGGAAGCGAGGACTAGGCTTATGGGGCGGAAGGAGGAAGTCCTGAAGAAGGCCAACGAGCAGGACCCGATGCTCGTCTCGCTGGGGGGCGGGGCCAAGGACCTGAACGTGAAGGTCCTCTCGACGATCAAGGGACCGATGGTCGTCGCTGAACTGATAGTCAACACAGGGGACGCGATGGGTGCCAACGCAGTCAACACCATGGCTGAGGCGGTCGCCCCGATGGTCGAAGAAGTCACCGGTGGAAGGGTCTTCCTCAGAATCATCTCAAACCTAGCTGACAGGAGGCTCGTCAGGGCCGCGGCCGTATTCGAGAAGGAGACGATCGGAGGGGAAGACGTTGTGGACGGGGTCGTTTACGCGTACGCATTCGCAGACGCCGACCCCTACAGGTGCGCGACCCACAACAAGGGGATAATGAACGGCGTGGTCGCTGTAGCCATCGCGTGCGGTCAGGACATCAGGGCACTCGAATCGGGGGCGCACAGCTACGCCTCGAGGAGCGGGAAATACAAGCCGCTCACGACCTGGGAGAAGAATGGGGATGGCGACCTGGTCGGGAAGCTCGAAATGCCCATGGCGGTCGGACTGGTCGGGGGGGCGGCGAAGACCCACCCCGCAGCGAGGGCTGCCATTAAGATACTCGGGGTGAAGACGGCCATTGAACTGGCTGAGGTAATGGGGGCGGTGGGGCTCGCCCAGAACTTCGCAGCCCTCAGGGCCCTGGCGACCGAGGGGATTCAGAGGGGTCACATGCGGCTTCATGCCCGCAATATCGCTGTGTCTGCGGGGGCGACCGGCGGGATGATAGACGAAGTCGCAGGCAGGATGGTTCAGGAAAAGAGGATCCGGTTCGACAGGGCGAAGGAGCTGGTCGAAGAGCTTTCTCGGACCAAGCGACCTGGCAACTGA
- a CDS encoding DedA family protein, translating into MEGDYRATAPHVPRNKYLLLAATVALAVALLQLAHLAELPFGSWLSGAGGSVLSTASLLDFMRKYGYISLFMLMALESASTPVPSEVVLPFAGYLVSVGVLDFWLALAVSTLASLTGALVDYFLALWLGRPFVLRLLKVFGLGTGSLDRAERWFERSGQWTVFVARFVPAVRTVISLPAGLFEMRLRPFIIFTVAGCLAWAAILIYAGSLAGAYWNTAFASSSTVIDALSGIVAVIAAAYIAYFVYGAKGSGRMKTRAQTSVS; encoded by the coding sequence TTGGAAGGAGATTACCGTGCGACGGCTCCTCACGTACCCAGGAACAAGTACCTGCTTCTCGCCGCGACAGTGGCGCTTGCGGTGGCCCTTTTGCAGCTTGCCCACCTGGCAGAGCTCCCCTTTGGCTCCTGGCTCTCAGGCGCGGGGGGGTCGGTGCTCTCGACCGCGTCACTGCTTGATTTCATGAGGAAGTACGGCTACATCAGCCTCTTCATGTTGATGGCCCTTGAGAGCGCCTCGACCCCGGTGCCGAGCGAGGTCGTCCTGCCCTTCGCGGGATACCTCGTCTCAGTGGGCGTTCTGGACTTCTGGCTGGCCCTGGCCGTGAGCACTTTGGCGAGCCTCACCGGCGCTCTGGTGGACTACTTCCTTGCGCTCTGGTTGGGGAGGCCCTTCGTCCTGAGGTTGCTGAAGGTGTTCGGGCTGGGGACCGGGTCGCTGGACCGGGCAGAGAGGTGGTTCGAAAGGTCGGGCCAGTGGACGGTCTTCGTGGCGAGGTTCGTGCCTGCGGTCAGGACCGTGATTTCGCTCCCAGCTGGGCTCTTCGAAATGCGCCTGAGGCCCTTCATCATCTTCACCGTGGCGGGATGTCTTGCCTGGGCGGCCATCCTGATCTACGCCGGCTCCTTGGCGGGTGCGTACTGGAACACAGCCTTCGCGTCTTCGTCGACTGTGATCGACGCCCTATCCGGGATCGTCGCAGTGATTGCAGCTGCCTACATCGCGTATTTTGTCTACGGAGCGAAGGGTTCGGGGCGGATGAAGACTAGGGCTCAGACATCGGTATCCTGA
- the hutU gene encoding urocanate hydratase has protein sequence MQKHSIRAPRGNDITCKSWHQEAALRMLMNNLDPEVAKDPEHLIVYGGTGRAARSWPAFDAIVKSLKTLQNDETLIIQSGKPVAVFKTAQRAPRVLISNAMLVPKWADWAYFRELEERGLTMFGQMTAGSWMYIGTQGILQGTYETLAALATKHFGGSLKGRIVLTSGLGEMGGAQPLAVTMNDGVALVVEVDRRAIQRRLDKGYCDMVVEDTVEAVQIARQAAKEGKPLSVALLGNSAEVLPQLVKTGFRPDVVTDQTAAHDPLSGYIPEGLSIQEAADLRSSDPDSYQKRSMASIAKHVRALLDFQQAGAIAFEYGNNIRKMAKDAGVDDAFRIPGFVPEYIRPLFCEGRGPFRWIALSGRPEDIYATDEAVMREFSDNKSLVRWIRKAHDQVQFQGLPARVCWLGYGERAKFGKIINGMVRDGSISAPIVIGRDHLDSGSVASPYRETEGMKDGSDAIADWPILNALLNAVSGASWVSVHHGGGVGIGYSIHAGLAVLADGTKEADERIETALTNDPGLGVARHADAGYDEAISTAKAKGIRIPMSEP, from the coding sequence GTGCAGAAGCACTCAATCAGGGCTCCGCGTGGGAATGATATCACCTGCAAGAGCTGGCACCAGGAAGCGGCGCTGAGGATGCTGATGAACAACCTCGACCCCGAGGTCGCCAAGGACCCCGAGCACCTGATCGTCTACGGGGGCACCGGGAGGGCTGCCAGAAGCTGGCCCGCCTTCGACGCCATAGTGAAATCTTTGAAGACCCTTCAGAACGACGAGACGCTGATAATCCAGTCGGGCAAACCGGTCGCAGTCTTCAAGACGGCCCAGAGGGCCCCGCGGGTGCTGATCTCCAACGCGATGCTCGTCCCGAAGTGGGCCGACTGGGCCTACTTCAGGGAGCTCGAGGAAAGAGGCCTGACCATGTTCGGCCAGATGACCGCAGGGAGCTGGATGTACATCGGAACCCAAGGAATCCTCCAGGGCACCTATGAAACGCTCGCGGCTCTGGCGACGAAGCATTTCGGAGGTTCGTTGAAGGGACGGATAGTCCTGACCTCCGGTCTGGGGGAGATGGGAGGGGCTCAGCCCCTCGCCGTGACGATGAACGACGGAGTCGCACTCGTGGTCGAGGTGGACAGGAGGGCGATCCAGAGGCGGCTCGACAAAGGATACTGCGACATGGTGGTCGAAGACACAGTGGAGGCGGTGCAGATCGCGCGACAGGCTGCGAAAGAGGGGAAACCCCTCTCCGTAGCCCTCCTCGGCAACTCGGCCGAGGTACTCCCACAGCTAGTCAAGACAGGGTTCAGGCCCGATGTCGTGACCGACCAGACGGCAGCCCACGACCCTCTTTCGGGGTACATCCCAGAAGGACTGAGCATCCAAGAGGCTGCCGACCTCCGCTCGTCCGACCCGGATTCCTACCAAAAGCGCTCAATGGCCTCGATTGCGAAGCACGTCAGAGCGCTCCTCGATTTCCAGCAAGCTGGAGCGATAGCGTTCGAATACGGCAACAACATCAGGAAGATGGCGAAGGATGCGGGAGTCGACGACGCATTCAGGATTCCGGGGTTCGTCCCCGAGTACATCAGGCCTCTCTTCTGCGAAGGGCGGGGGCCCTTCCGTTGGATTGCTCTGTCCGGAAGGCCTGAGGACATCTACGCCACCGACGAGGCTGTCATGAGGGAGTTCTCCGACAACAAGTCTCTTGTCAGATGGATCAGGAAGGCGCACGACCAAGTCCAGTTCCAGGGCCTACCAGCGAGGGTCTGCTGGCTAGGCTATGGGGAGCGTGCCAAGTTCGGGAAGATAATCAACGGGATGGTCAGGGACGGCTCCATATCTGCCCCCATCGTGATCGGGCGCGACCACCTCGACTCCGGTTCGGTCGCTTCGCCATACAGAGAGACAGAAGGGATGAAGGACGGGTCGGACGCAATCGCCGACTGGCCCATCCTGAACGCCCTCCTCAACGCAGTCTCGGGAGCCTCCTGGGTATCAGTCCACCACGGCGGTGGAGTCGGGATCGGCTACTCAATTCATGCCGGGCTGGCAGTCCTCGCGGACGGAACGAAGGAAGCCGACGAAAGGATCGAAACGGCCCTCACCAACGACCCCGGCCTAGGTGTCGCCCGGCACGCGGACGCGGGCTATGACGAGGCCATCAGCACTGCCAAGGCCAAGGGCATCAGGATACCGATGTCTGAGCCCTAG